A stretch of DNA from Bacillota bacterium:
CAACCCACCGGCGATATCCCCACGGCACGCTCGCGCACCCCGAGCTCGTCGATGACCTCGGCAATGAGCCGGTGAATGATCCCGTGAGTGCACCCCGGGCAGTAGTGCGTAGGCACGTCCGCGAGCGCCTCAGGCCGCCCGAATACCTTCTGCATTCCTCACGCCCCCTTTTCCACGATCTTCACGATCTCATCCAGTATCTCCCTGGGCGAGGGGCTCATGCCTCCGGTCCTCCCGTAGAAGTGCACAGGCTTTGTATCGCCGCAAGCCAGCCTTACGTCTTCCACCATTTGGCCGAGGCTCATCTCCACTACCAGCACTCGCGAAGCGCCCGCGGTCGCGGCCGCCAGCGCCTCGTATGGAAACGGCCATAGGCTGATCGGCCTGAACAAGCCGACTCGCAACCCGCGCTCCCTGGCCCTTTCGAGCGCAGCACGGGCTATGCGTGCGGTCGTGCCGTACGCCACGAGCACCACATCGGCGTCCTCCGTCATGTGCGTGGCGTAACGCACCTGCTCTGCGGCCATCCGTCGGTACTTGTCAGCCAGGCGCAAGTTATGCCGCTCCAACTTCGCGGGGTCGAGGTACAAGGACGTTATGACGTTCTTCGGTCGGCCCATCGCGCCCGTCGTCGCCCAGGTCTTCGGCGGAAGGTCGGCCCTCGGCTGCCGCTCGCGCATTTCCACAGG
This window harbors:
- a CDS encoding 3-methyl-2-oxobutanoate dehydrogenase subunit VorB, with protein sequence MAERILMKGNEAVAEAAIIAGCRCFFGYPITPQNEIPEYMSRRMPEVGGVFLQAESEVAGSNMVYGAACTGARVMTTSSSPGISLMQEAISYMAGAELPCVIVNIVRGGPGLGGIQGAQSDYFQATKGGGHGDYRLLVLGPSTVQELVDLTMEAFDLAELYRNPVMLLGDAILGQMMEPVEMRERQPRADLPPKTWATTGAMGRPKNVITSLYLDPAKLERHNLRLADKYRRMAAEQVRYATHMTEDADVVLVAYGTTARIARAALERARERGLRVGLFRPISLWPFPYEALAAATAGASRVLVVEMSLGQMVEDVRLACGDTKPVHFYGRTGGMSPSPREILDEIVKIVEKGA